A part of Pectobacterium cacticida genomic DNA contains:
- the pth gene encoding aminoacyl-tRNA hydrolase, with product MSSIKLIVGLANPGAEYAATRHNAGAWFVERLAVSCRQMLKEESKFFGYTSRLNLAGQDVRLLIPTTFMNLSGKAVAAMATFYRIQPDEILVAHDELDLLPGVVKLKQGGGHGGHNGLKDIISKLGNNPNFHRLRIGIGHPGDKSKVVGFVLGKPPTSEQTLIDDAIEEAVRCTEILMKEGMIKAMNRLHTFKAV from the coding sequence GTGAGCAGCATTAAATTAATTGTCGGCCTGGCAAACCCCGGAGCTGAATATGCCGCCACCCGCCATAATGCGGGCGCCTGGTTTGTTGAGCGTTTAGCGGTGTCGTGCCGCCAAATGTTAAAAGAAGAGAGCAAGTTTTTTGGTTATACCTCCCGTTTGAATCTGGCTGGGCAGGATGTACGCCTATTGATCCCCACGACGTTTATGAACCTGAGTGGGAAAGCCGTCGCGGCAATGGCTACCTTCTACCGTATCCAGCCTGATGAAATTCTGGTCGCGCACGATGAGCTAGATTTATTACCCGGGGTCGTCAAATTGAAACAGGGTGGCGGACACGGCGGACACAACGGGCTTAAAGACATTATCAGTAAATTGGGTAATAACCCTAATTTCCATCGGTTGCGCATCGGCATTGGCCATCCAGGAGATAAAAGCAAAGTAGTTGGCTTTGTGCTGGGCAAGCCGCCAACGAGCGAGCAGACGTTGATCGACGATGCAATTGAGGAGGCGGTGCGCTGCACCGAAATCCTAATGAAAGAAGGCATGATAAAGGCCATGAATCGCTTGCATACTTTCAAAGCCGTATAA
- the ychH gene encoding stress-induced protein YchH, with protein MKRKNMTVLGNVLMGLGMILMVGGIGFSIASQFPKLNVPEYMTYVDLVGIFSGAIFWLVGARISGREEVADRYWWVKHFDKRCRRQRHS; from the coding sequence ATGAAACGCAAAAACATGACAGTTTTAGGTAATGTCCTGATGGGCCTCGGTATGATTCTGATGGTCGGCGGAATTGGTTTCTCCATCGCCAGCCAGTTCCCTAAGTTAAATGTCCCTGAATATATGACTTATGTCGATCTGGTCGGCATTTTTTCCGGTGCCATATTTTGGTTGGTCGGGGCGCGTATTAGCGGCCGTGAGGAAGTCGCCGATCGTTATTGGTGGGTTAAACACTTTGACAAACGCTGTCGCCGCCAGCGTCACTCATAA
- the prs gene encoding ribose-phosphate diphosphokinase, with protein sequence MPDMKLFAGNAIPELAQRIANRLYTSLGDAAVGRFSDGEVSVQINENVRGGDIFIIQSTCAPTNDNLMELVVMVDALRRASAGRITAVIPYFGYARQDRRVRSARVPITAKVVADFLSSVGVDRVLTVDLHAEQIQGFFDVPVDNVFGSPILLEDMLQQSLENPIVVSPDIGGVVRARAIAKLLNDTDMAIIDKRRPRANVSQVMHIIGDVAGRDCVLVDDMIDTGGTLCKAAEALKERGAKRVFAYATHPIFSGNAYENIKSSLIDEVIVCDTIPLSEKICSLPNVRTLTLSGMLAEAIRRISNEESISAMFEH encoded by the coding sequence GTGCCTGATATGAAGCTTTTTGCTGGTAACGCCATCCCGGAACTAGCACAACGTATTGCCAACCGTTTGTACACTAGCCTTGGCGACGCCGCTGTCGGTCGTTTTAGCGATGGCGAAGTCAGCGTGCAAATCAATGAAAATGTACGCGGTGGTGATATTTTCATCATCCAGTCCACCTGTGCACCCACCAATGACAACCTCATGGAATTAGTTGTCATGGTTGATGCTCTGCGTCGCGCTTCGGCGGGGCGCATTACCGCAGTTATCCCCTACTTTGGTTATGCTCGTCAGGATCGACGCGTGCGTTCCGCACGTGTGCCGATCACTGCAAAAGTGGTTGCCGACTTTCTGTCTAGCGTTGGCGTTGACCGCGTTTTGACCGTTGACCTCCATGCTGAGCAGATTCAGGGCTTCTTCGATGTGCCAGTAGATAATGTATTCGGTAGCCCTATCCTGTTGGAAGACATGTTGCAACAGAGTCTGGAAAACCCCATCGTCGTCTCTCCCGATATCGGTGGCGTAGTGCGTGCCCGCGCAATCGCTAAACTGCTGAACGATACCGACATGGCGATCATCGACAAACGACGCCCGCGCGCTAACGTTTCTCAGGTGATGCACATCATCGGTGATGTTGCCGGCCGTGACTGTGTATTAGTAGATGATATGATCGACACTGGCGGCACACTGTGTAAAGCAGCTGAAGCGCTGAAAGAACGTGGGGCTAAACGGGTATTTGCTTATGCAACACACCCGATTTTCTCTGGTAATGCTTACGAAAACATTAAAAGCTCGCTCATTGATGAAGTGATTGTCTGCGATACCATTCCGTTGTCAGAAAAAATCTGCTCATTGCCGAATGTTCGCACATTAACACTGTCCGGTATGTTGGCCGAAGCGATTCGTCGTATCAGTAACGAAGAATCTATTTCTGCTATGTTTGAGCATTAA
- the ispE gene encoding 4-(cytidine 5'-diphospho)-2-C-methyl-D-erythritol kinase: MQPTVLDTWPAPAKLNLFLYITGQRADGYHLLQTLFQFLDYGDTLTIQPRSDDRIILHTPVDGVDNEHNLIVCAARLLQEYSERHAIRPTRFGADIRIEKRLPMGGGLGGGSSNAATVLVALNHLWQTGLNIDTLAELGLTLGADVPVFIRGHAAFAEGIGEQLTPADPPEKWYLVAHPGVNIATPLVFADPELKRNSPRRDLASLLNQTFVNDCEAIVRKRFPEVEQRLSWLLEYAPARLTGTGACVFAEFDTEFAARQVLDQAPEWLNGFVARGVNLSPLQRKLSGQL; the protein is encoded by the coding sequence ATGCAACCAACCGTTCTTGATACCTGGCCTGCGCCAGCCAAACTCAATCTGTTCCTTTATATTACAGGCCAGAGAGCGGATGGCTATCATCTGCTGCAAACGCTATTCCAGTTTCTGGATTACGGCGACACGCTGACGATTCAGCCGCGTAGCGACGATCGGATCATCCTGCATACCCCCGTAGACGGCGTCGACAACGAACACAACCTGATTGTTTGTGCCGCCCGTTTATTGCAAGAATACAGCGAACGTCATGCAATTCGACCTACCCGGTTTGGTGCGGATATCCGCATCGAAAAACGCCTGCCGATGGGCGGCGGGCTTGGCGGTGGCTCGTCGAATGCCGCGACAGTGTTGGTCGCACTTAACCATCTGTGGCAAACCGGGCTAAACATAGATACGCTGGCCGAGTTGGGGTTAACGTTGGGCGCTGATGTCCCCGTATTTATACGAGGACACGCCGCCTTTGCCGAAGGCATTGGCGAGCAGTTAACCCCCGCGGATCCACCGGAGAAATGGTATTTGGTCGCTCATCCAGGTGTTAATATTGCCACACCGTTAGTATTCGCCGATCCTGAACTGAAGCGTAACTCGCCGCGTCGTGATTTAGCATCATTACTAAACCAGACCTTCGTCAATGATTGTGAAGCTATCGTAAGAAAACGTTTTCCTGAGGTTGAACAGCGACTTTCATGGCTGTTAGAATACGCCCCGGCGCGCCTGACTGGAACGGGAGCTTGTGTGTTTGCAGAGTTTGACACCGAGTTCGCCGCCCGACAGGTGCTTGACCAGGCCCCGGAATGGCTAAACGGCTTTGTCGCGCGAGGTGTCAACCTCTCTCCGTTACAACGTAAACTTTCCGGGCAACTTTAG